A genomic window from Treponema maltophilum ATCC 51939 includes:
- a CDS encoding aconitase X swivel domain-containing protein codes for MKTFKGRVIARGSAKAKALVSRNGFNTLASYQKSLMFGDKKGTCSDQNNPDVYGKELAGSALCLPQTIGSTTGGMVLFTAASFGRQPACMLFSKPIDSLAAAGAILADVWTDANMPVVDSLGDEFLQTVQTGMTVSVAEDGTVTLEA; via the coding sequence ATGAAAACATTTAAAGGACGAGTTATTGCAAGGGGCAGTGCAAAGGCGAAAGCGCTTGTTTCACGGAACGGATTCAATACGCTGGCAAGCTACCAAAAGAGCCTTATGTTCGGCGATAAAAAAGGTACGTGTTCCGACCAAAACAATCCCGACGTATACGGAAAAGAACTCGCCGGTTCGGCCCTGTGCCTGCCGCAGACAATCGGCTCTACGACCGGCGGCATGGTGCTGTTTACGGCAGCCTCTTTCGGCCGCCAGCCGGCATGCATGCTGTTTTCAAAACCGATAGACTCGCTTGCCGCCGCCGGCGCCATTTTGGCGGATGTGTGGACGGACGCAAACATGCCGGTTGTGGACAGTCTCGGCGACGAGTTTTTGCAAACCGTGCAAACGGGCATGACCGTTTCGGTAGCGGAAGACGGAACCGTAACGCTCGAAGCCTGA